Proteins encoded in a region of the Equus asinus isolate D_3611 breed Donkey chromosome X, EquAss-T2T_v2, whole genome shotgun sequence genome:
- the CAPN6 gene encoding calpain-6, producing the protein MGPPLKLFKNQKYQELKQECIKDGRLFCDPTFLPENDSLFYNRLLPGKVVWKRPQDICDDPRLIVGNISNHQLIQGRLGHKPMVSAFSCLAVQESHWTKTIPNHKEQEWDPRKLDKYAGIFRFRFWHFGEWTEVVIDDLLPTINGDLVFSFSTSMNEFWNALLEKAYAKLLGCYEALDGLTTTDIIVDFTGTLAETVDMQKGRYTELVEEKYKLFGELYKTFTKGGLICCSIESPNQEEQEVETDWGLLKGHTYTMTDIRKIRLGERLVEVFSTEKLYMVRLRNPLGRQEWSGPWSEISEEWQQLTAADRKNLGLVMSDDGEFWMSLEDFCRNFHELNVCRNVSNPIFGRKELESVVGCWTVDDDPLMNRSGGCYNNRDTFLQNPQYIFTVPEDGHKVIMSLQQKDLRTYRRMGRPDNYIIGFELFKVEMNRRFRLHHLYIQERAGTSTYIDTRTVFLSKYLKKGNYVLVPTMFQHGRTSEFLLRVFSEVPVQLRELTLDMPKMSCWNLARGYPKVVTQITVHSAEGLEKKYANETVNPYLVIKCGKEEVRSPVQKNTVHAIFDTQAIFYRRTTDIPIIVQVWNSRKFCDQFLGQVTLDADPTDCRDLKSLYLRKKGGPTAKVKQGHISFKVISSDDLTEL; encoded by the exons ATGGGCCCTCCCTTGAAGCTCTTCAAAAACCAGAAGTACCAGGAACTGAAGCAGGAATGCATCAAAGATGGTAGACTTTTCTGTGATCCAACATTTTTGCCTGAGAATGATTCACTTTTCTACAACCGACTGCTTCCTGGGAAGGTGGTGTGGAAACGTCCCCAG GACATCTGTGATGACCCCCGTCTGATTGTGGGCAACATTAGCAACCACCAGCTGATCCAAGGGAGACTGGGGCACAAGCCAATGGTCTCTGCGTTTTCCTGTTTGGCTGTTCAGGAGTCTCACTGGACAAAG ACAATTCCCAACCATAAGGAACAGGAATGGGACCCTCGAAAACTAGATAAATATGCTGGGATATTTCGCTTCCGTTTCTGGCATTTTGGTGAATGGACTGAGGTGGTGATTGATGACTTGCTGCCCACCATCAATGGAGATCTGGttttctccttctccacttcCATGAATGAGTTTTGGAATGCTTTACTGGAAAAAGCTTATGCAAA GCTGCTTGGCTGTTATGAGGCCCTTGATGGTTTGACCACCACTGATATCATCGTGGACTTCACTGGCACATTGGCTGAAACTGTTGACATGCAGAAGGGAAGATACACTGAGCTTGTTGAGGAGAAATACAAGCTGTTTGGAGAACTGTACAAAACATTTACCAAAGGAGGTCTGATCTGTTGCTCCATTGAG TCTCCCAATCAGGAGGAACAAGAAGTTGAAACTGATTGGGGTCTACTGAAGGGCCATACCTACACCATGACTGATATTCGCAAGATCCGTCTTGGAGAAAGACTTGTAGAAGTCTTCAGCACTGAGAAACTGTATATGGTTCGCCTGAGGAACCCCTTGGGAAGACAGGAATGGAGTGGCCCCTGGAGTGAAAT TTCTGAAGAGTGGCAGCAACTGACTGCAGCAGATCGTAAGAACCTGGGGCTTGTTATGTCTGATGATGGAGAGTTTTG GATGAGCCTGGAAGACTTTTGCCGCAACTTTCACGAACTGAACGTCTGCCGCAATGTGAGCAACCCTATTTTTGGCCGCAAGGAGCTGGAATCAGTGGTAGGATGCTGGACTGTGGATGATGACCCCCTGATGAACCGTTCAGGAGGCTGCTACAACAACCGAGACACCTTTCTGCAGAATCCTCAG TACATCTTCACTGTGCCTGAGGATGGGCACAAGGTTATCATGTCACTGCAGCAGAAGGACCTGCGTACTTACCGCCGCATGGGAAGACCTGACAATTACATCATTGGTTTTGAGCTCTTCAAG GTGGAGATGAACCGCAGATTCCGCCTCCACCACCTCTACATCCAAGAACGTGCTGGGACTTCCACCTATATTGATACCCGCACCGTGTTTCTGAGCAAGTACCTGAAGAAGGGCAACTACGTGCTTGTCCCGACCATGTTCCAGCATGGCCGCACCAGCGAGTTTCTCCTGAGAGTCTTCTCTGAAGTGCCTGTCCAGCTCAG GGAACTGACTCTGGACATGCCCAAGATGTCCTGCTGGAACCTGGCTCGTGGCTACCCAAAGGTAGTTACCCAGATCACTGTTCACAGCGCTGAGGGCCTGGAGAAGAAGTATGCCAATGAAA CTGTAAACCCATATTTGGTCATCAAGTGTGGAAAAGAGGAAGTCCGTTCTCCTGTCCAAAAGAATACTGTTCACGCCATTTTTGACACCCAGGCCATTTTCTACAGAAGGACCACTGACATTCCTATTATAGTGCAG GTCTGGAACAGCCGAAAATTCTGTGATCAGTTCTTGGGGCAGGTTACTCTGGATGCTGACCCCACCGACTGCCGTGATCTGAAGTCTCTGTACCTGCGTAAGAAGGGTGGTCCAACTGCCAAAGTCAAGCAAGGCCACATCAGTTTCAAGGTTATTTCCAGCGATGATCTCACTGAGCTCTAA